In a single window of the Lates calcarifer isolate ASB-BC8 linkage group LG1, TLL_Latcal_v3, whole genome shotgun sequence genome:
- the lg1h3orf38 gene encoding uncharacterized protein C3orf38 homolog: MSGLSETERAGCAEILKLMSNSDLLSLSDTVTNKLIVVENISEATASILSFSRNAEELLRRKKVHRDLIFKYLAKEGVAMPVNSEKHQLVKRTLELWLSGKAAVDEPCRGATSDATYLKFEVGFDPQVLGQQFCQWFFQLLNSQNPSLGQQPQDWGPQHFWPDVKLCLLSRTDSEQIDEFLGAELVSRRLLALTREEHLLLSPNLEPRGLRALASPHGLVLVAVAGTIHRDAACLGVFEQIFGLIRSPLENNSWKIKFVNLKIRGQDALGDTEVTAPALTYNSSELQLLCS, encoded by the exons ATGTCAGGACTGTCAGAAACAGAGCGTGCCGGGTGTGCAGAGATACTGAAGTTGATGTCTAACAGTGACTTACTGTCACTTAGTGACACAGTCACTAATAAGTTGATAGTTGTGGAAAATATCAGCG AGGCTACAGCATCAATTCTGTCCTTCAGTAGAAATGCAGAGGAACTCCTGAGAAGGAAAAAGGTTCATCGTGACCTCATTTTCAAGTACCTGGCCAAAGAGGGGGTGGCAATGCCCGTCAACAGTGAGAAACACCAACTGGTGAAGAGAACGCTGGAGCTTTGGTTGTCAGGCAAG GCTGCGGTTGATGAACCTTGTCGAGGAGCGACATCTGATGCCACATACTTGAAGTTTGAGGTGGGCTTTGACCCACAGGTCCTCGGCCAGCAGTTCTGCCAGTGGTTCTTCCAGCTCTTGAACAGTCAGAACCCCTCACTGGGCCAACAGCCTCAGGACTGGGGACCACAACACTTCTGGCCAGACGTGAAGCTGTGTCTCCTCTCTAG AACTGACAGTGAACAAATAGATGAGTTCCTGGGTGCTGAACTGGTTAGTCGTCGTCTCCTGGCCTTAACCAGGGAAGaacatctcctcctcagccccAACCTGGAGCCCCGTGGCCTTAGGGCCCTCGCCTCCCCACATGGCTTGGTGCTGGTGGCCGTTGCGGGAACCATCCACAGAGATGCAGCCTGTCTGGGCGTCTTTGAGCAAATATTTGGCCTCATCCGCTCCCCGCTGGAAAATAACAGCTGGAAGATCAAATTTGTCAATCTGAAAATCAGAGGGCAGGATGCTCTGGGCGACACAGAGGTGACTGCGCCTGCCTTGACTTATAACTCCAGTGAACTGCAGCTTCTCTGCAGTTGA
- the zgc:152951 gene encoding uncharacterized protein zgc:152951 isoform X1 — MPFRINWYKLLIQLKMGEFESSALGRVTVYSIQGCPHCIQAKATLGRFEVPVCDVDVGRHPELRTRVKELTGRSTVPQIFFNNVHIGGNDDLQKLAPEELQRLVNLVKEEPLPADAPPLPEKNQSEDSARETDREFTCERDELADLVEDFKHGSVIGNHRKGLTLYKKSFSGDQLVDWLQKEKDMARAEAFNTGQALLQKKYMVSVRGCGQQDGSFGEGKDTMETLYRLLEDDPHSALNAGQTAACSPIQAAELSLLLREMILKLFSEHLSADGKSVDYKGMSVNPAFERYCELSIQLQRVELLSLSREEKLAFFINIYNALVIHGYLRLGAPTNMWQRYRFFNYVSYLIGGEVFTLQDIENGVLRGNRKGVAQLRRPFSKTDPRLQVALPDAEPLIHFALNCGAKGCPPIKTYTPQDIDSQLRTAAEAFLENDDACVVDSGKREVRLSQIFKWYKADFGGTDEKLLKWVLEHMGDSPKKTSLQGVLSAGKIKVSFLPYDWSSNSTH, encoded by the exons ATGCCTTTTAGGATAAACTGGTACAAGCTACTGATACAACTTAAG ATGGGGGAGTTTGAGAGCAGTGCTCTGGGCCGGGTAACAGTGTACTCCATCCAGGGCTGCCCACACTGTATCCAGGCTAAGGCCACCCTAGGGCGTTTTGAAGTACCTGTATGTGACGTGGACGTAGGTAGACATCCGGAGCTGAGAACCAGAGTGAAGGAGCTGACAGGCCGCAGCACAGTCCCCCAGATCTTCTTTAACAACGTTCACATCGGGGGAAATGATGACCTGCAGAAACTG GCTcctgaggagctgcagaggttGGTGAATCTGGTCAAGGAGGAGCCTCTTCCAGCAGATGCTCCACCACTACCAGAGAAGAATCAGTCAGAGGACTCAGCTAGGGAGACTGATAGAG AGTTTACGTGTGAGAGAGATGAGTTGGCTGACCTGGTAGAGGACTTCAAACATGGCAGTGTGATTGGCAATCATAGGAAGGGGCTGACTTTGTACAAAAAGAGCTTCTCAGGCGATCAGCTGGTTGACTGgctgcagaaagagaaggacatGG CCAGGGCTGAGGCCTTTAACACTGGCCAGGCATTGTTGCAGAAGAAGTACATGGTCAGTGTGCGTGGCTGTGGGCAGCAGGATGGCAGTTTTGGAGAGGGGAAAGACACCATGGAAACACTGTACAGGCTGCTGGAGGATGACCCTCATTCAGCCCTCAATGCAGGACAGACTGCAGCCTGCAGTCCCATACAGG ctgctgagCTGTCTCTGCTTCTACGGGAGATGATTCTGAAACTGTTCTCAGAGCATCTCTCTGCTGATGGCAAG TCTGTAGACTACAAAGGCATGTCAGTGAACCCTGCATTTGAGCGGTACTGTGAGCTATCCATTCAGCTGCAGAGAGTGGAGCTGCTTTCACTGAGCCGGGAGGAGAAGCTGGCCTTCTTCATCAACATCTACAATGCCTTGGTGATCCACGGGTACCTGCGCTTGGGGGCCCCCACCAACATGTGGCAAAGATACCGA TTCTTCAACTATGTGAGTTACCTGATTGGAGGAGAAGTGTTCACATTACAGGACATTGAGAACGGTGTTCTGAGAGGGAACAGAAAAGGTGTTGCGCAGCTTCGAAGGCCCTTCTCCAAAACAGACCCGCGGCTACAG GTGGCTCTCCCAGACGCTGAGCCCCTCATTCATTTTGCCTTGAACTGTGGTGCAAAGGGCTGCCCACCTATTAAAACATACACTCCACAG GACATTGACAGCCAGCTCCGCACAGCAGCTGAAGCCTTCTTGGAGAACGATGACGCTTGTGTGGTGGATTCTGGGAAAAGAGAAGTGCGACTCAGTCAGATATTCAAGTGGTACAAGGCTGACTTTGGAGGCACTGATGAGAAG TTGCTGAAGTGGGTACTGGAGCACATGGGTGACTCGCCGAAGAAGACCAGCCTGCAGGGCGTCCTTTCTGCTGGAAAGATCAAAGTCAGCTTCCTCCCTTATGACTGGAGCTCCAACAGCACCCACTGA
- the zgc:152951 gene encoding uncharacterized protein zgc:152951 isoform X4 — protein MPFRINWYKLLIQLKMGEFESSALGRVTVYSIQGCPHCIQAKATLGRFEVPVCDVDVGRHPELRTRVKELTGRSTVPQIFFNNVHIGGNDDLQKLAPEELQRLVNLVKEEPLPADAPPLPEKNQSEDSARETDRAAELSLLLREMILKLFSEHLSADGKSVDYKGMSVNPAFERYCELSIQLQRVELLSLSREEKLAFFINIYNALVIHGYLRLGAPTNMWQRYRFFNYVSYLIGGEVFTLQDIENGVLRGNRKGVAQLRRPFSKTDPRLQVALPDAEPLIHFALNCGAKGCPPIKTYTPQDIDSQLRTAAEAFLENDDACVVDSGKREVRLSQIFKWYKADFGGTDEKLLKWVLEHMGDSPKKTSLQGVLSAGKIKVSFLPYDWSSNSTH, from the exons ATGCCTTTTAGGATAAACTGGTACAAGCTACTGATACAACTTAAG ATGGGGGAGTTTGAGAGCAGTGCTCTGGGCCGGGTAACAGTGTACTCCATCCAGGGCTGCCCACACTGTATCCAGGCTAAGGCCACCCTAGGGCGTTTTGAAGTACCTGTATGTGACGTGGACGTAGGTAGACATCCGGAGCTGAGAACCAGAGTGAAGGAGCTGACAGGCCGCAGCACAGTCCCCCAGATCTTCTTTAACAACGTTCACATCGGGGGAAATGATGACCTGCAGAAACTG GCTcctgaggagctgcagaggttGGTGAATCTGGTCAAGGAGGAGCCTCTTCCAGCAGATGCTCCACCACTACCAGAGAAGAATCAGTCAGAGGACTCAGCTAGGGAGACTGATAGAG ctgctgagCTGTCTCTGCTTCTACGGGAGATGATTCTGAAACTGTTCTCAGAGCATCTCTCTGCTGATGGCAAG TCTGTAGACTACAAAGGCATGTCAGTGAACCCTGCATTTGAGCGGTACTGTGAGCTATCCATTCAGCTGCAGAGAGTGGAGCTGCTTTCACTGAGCCGGGAGGAGAAGCTGGCCTTCTTCATCAACATCTACAATGCCTTGGTGATCCACGGGTACCTGCGCTTGGGGGCCCCCACCAACATGTGGCAAAGATACCGA TTCTTCAACTATGTGAGTTACCTGATTGGAGGAGAAGTGTTCACATTACAGGACATTGAGAACGGTGTTCTGAGAGGGAACAGAAAAGGTGTTGCGCAGCTTCGAAGGCCCTTCTCCAAAACAGACCCGCGGCTACAG GTGGCTCTCCCAGACGCTGAGCCCCTCATTCATTTTGCCTTGAACTGTGGTGCAAAGGGCTGCCCACCTATTAAAACATACACTCCACAG GACATTGACAGCCAGCTCCGCACAGCAGCTGAAGCCTTCTTGGAGAACGATGACGCTTGTGTGGTGGATTCTGGGAAAAGAGAAGTGCGACTCAGTCAGATATTCAAGTGGTACAAGGCTGACTTTGGAGGCACTGATGAGAAG TTGCTGAAGTGGGTACTGGAGCACATGGGTGACTCGCCGAAGAAGACCAGCCTGCAGGGCGTCCTTTCTGCTGGAAAGATCAAAGTCAGCTTCCTCCCTTATGACTGGAGCTCCAACAGCACCCACTGA
- the zgc:152951 gene encoding uncharacterized protein zgc:152951 isoform X3: MPFRINWYKLLIQLKMGEFESSALGRVTVYSIQGCPHCIQAKATLGRFEVPVCDVDVGRHPELRTRVKELTGRSTVPQIFFNNVHIGGNDDLQKLAPEELQRLVNLVKEEPLPADAPPLPEKNQSEDSARETDREFTCERDELADLVEDFKHGSVIGNHRKGLTLYKKSFSGDQLVDWLQKEKDMAAELSLLLREMILKLFSEHLSADGKSVDYKGMSVNPAFERYCELSIQLQRVELLSLSREEKLAFFINIYNALVIHGYLRLGAPTNMWQRYRFFNYVSYLIGGEVFTLQDIENGVLRGNRKGVAQLRRPFSKTDPRLQVALPDAEPLIHFALNCGAKGCPPIKTYTPQDIDSQLRTAAEAFLENDDACVVDSGKREVRLSQIFKWYKADFGGTDEKLLKWVLEHMGDSPKKTSLQGVLSAGKIKVSFLPYDWSSNSTH, translated from the exons ATGCCTTTTAGGATAAACTGGTACAAGCTACTGATACAACTTAAG ATGGGGGAGTTTGAGAGCAGTGCTCTGGGCCGGGTAACAGTGTACTCCATCCAGGGCTGCCCACACTGTATCCAGGCTAAGGCCACCCTAGGGCGTTTTGAAGTACCTGTATGTGACGTGGACGTAGGTAGACATCCGGAGCTGAGAACCAGAGTGAAGGAGCTGACAGGCCGCAGCACAGTCCCCCAGATCTTCTTTAACAACGTTCACATCGGGGGAAATGATGACCTGCAGAAACTG GCTcctgaggagctgcagaggttGGTGAATCTGGTCAAGGAGGAGCCTCTTCCAGCAGATGCTCCACCACTACCAGAGAAGAATCAGTCAGAGGACTCAGCTAGGGAGACTGATAGAG AGTTTACGTGTGAGAGAGATGAGTTGGCTGACCTGGTAGAGGACTTCAAACATGGCAGTGTGATTGGCAATCATAGGAAGGGGCTGACTTTGTACAAAAAGAGCTTCTCAGGCGATCAGCTGGTTGACTGgctgcagaaagagaaggacatGG ctgctgagCTGTCTCTGCTTCTACGGGAGATGATTCTGAAACTGTTCTCAGAGCATCTCTCTGCTGATGGCAAG TCTGTAGACTACAAAGGCATGTCAGTGAACCCTGCATTTGAGCGGTACTGTGAGCTATCCATTCAGCTGCAGAGAGTGGAGCTGCTTTCACTGAGCCGGGAGGAGAAGCTGGCCTTCTTCATCAACATCTACAATGCCTTGGTGATCCACGGGTACCTGCGCTTGGGGGCCCCCACCAACATGTGGCAAAGATACCGA TTCTTCAACTATGTGAGTTACCTGATTGGAGGAGAAGTGTTCACATTACAGGACATTGAGAACGGTGTTCTGAGAGGGAACAGAAAAGGTGTTGCGCAGCTTCGAAGGCCCTTCTCCAAAACAGACCCGCGGCTACAG GTGGCTCTCCCAGACGCTGAGCCCCTCATTCATTTTGCCTTGAACTGTGGTGCAAAGGGCTGCCCACCTATTAAAACATACACTCCACAG GACATTGACAGCCAGCTCCGCACAGCAGCTGAAGCCTTCTTGGAGAACGATGACGCTTGTGTGGTGGATTCTGGGAAAAGAGAAGTGCGACTCAGTCAGATATTCAAGTGGTACAAGGCTGACTTTGGAGGCACTGATGAGAAG TTGCTGAAGTGGGTACTGGAGCACATGGGTGACTCGCCGAAGAAGACCAGCCTGCAGGGCGTCCTTTCTGCTGGAAAGATCAAAGTCAGCTTCCTCCCTTATGACTGGAGCTCCAACAGCACCCACTGA
- the zgc:152951 gene encoding uncharacterized protein zgc:152951 isoform X2, translating to MGEFESSALGRVTVYSIQGCPHCIQAKATLGRFEVPVCDVDVGRHPELRTRVKELTGRSTVPQIFFNNVHIGGNDDLQKLAPEELQRLVNLVKEEPLPADAPPLPEKNQSEDSARETDREFTCERDELADLVEDFKHGSVIGNHRKGLTLYKKSFSGDQLVDWLQKEKDMARAEAFNTGQALLQKKYMVSVRGCGQQDGSFGEGKDTMETLYRLLEDDPHSALNAGQTAACSPIQAAELSLLLREMILKLFSEHLSADGKSVDYKGMSVNPAFERYCELSIQLQRVELLSLSREEKLAFFINIYNALVIHGYLRLGAPTNMWQRYRFFNYVSYLIGGEVFTLQDIENGVLRGNRKGVAQLRRPFSKTDPRLQVALPDAEPLIHFALNCGAKGCPPIKTYTPQDIDSQLRTAAEAFLENDDACVVDSGKREVRLSQIFKWYKADFGGTDEKLLKWVLEHMGDSPKKTSLQGVLSAGKIKVSFLPYDWSSNSTH from the exons ATGGGGGAGTTTGAGAGCAGTGCTCTGGGCCGGGTAACAGTGTACTCCATCCAGGGCTGCCCACACTGTATCCAGGCTAAGGCCACCCTAGGGCGTTTTGAAGTACCTGTATGTGACGTGGACGTAGGTAGACATCCGGAGCTGAGAACCAGAGTGAAGGAGCTGACAGGCCGCAGCACAGTCCCCCAGATCTTCTTTAACAACGTTCACATCGGGGGAAATGATGACCTGCAGAAACTG GCTcctgaggagctgcagaggttGGTGAATCTGGTCAAGGAGGAGCCTCTTCCAGCAGATGCTCCACCACTACCAGAGAAGAATCAGTCAGAGGACTCAGCTAGGGAGACTGATAGAG AGTTTACGTGTGAGAGAGATGAGTTGGCTGACCTGGTAGAGGACTTCAAACATGGCAGTGTGATTGGCAATCATAGGAAGGGGCTGACTTTGTACAAAAAGAGCTTCTCAGGCGATCAGCTGGTTGACTGgctgcagaaagagaaggacatGG CCAGGGCTGAGGCCTTTAACACTGGCCAGGCATTGTTGCAGAAGAAGTACATGGTCAGTGTGCGTGGCTGTGGGCAGCAGGATGGCAGTTTTGGAGAGGGGAAAGACACCATGGAAACACTGTACAGGCTGCTGGAGGATGACCCTCATTCAGCCCTCAATGCAGGACAGACTGCAGCCTGCAGTCCCATACAGG ctgctgagCTGTCTCTGCTTCTACGGGAGATGATTCTGAAACTGTTCTCAGAGCATCTCTCTGCTGATGGCAAG TCTGTAGACTACAAAGGCATGTCAGTGAACCCTGCATTTGAGCGGTACTGTGAGCTATCCATTCAGCTGCAGAGAGTGGAGCTGCTTTCACTGAGCCGGGAGGAGAAGCTGGCCTTCTTCATCAACATCTACAATGCCTTGGTGATCCACGGGTACCTGCGCTTGGGGGCCCCCACCAACATGTGGCAAAGATACCGA TTCTTCAACTATGTGAGTTACCTGATTGGAGGAGAAGTGTTCACATTACAGGACATTGAGAACGGTGTTCTGAGAGGGAACAGAAAAGGTGTTGCGCAGCTTCGAAGGCCCTTCTCCAAAACAGACCCGCGGCTACAG GTGGCTCTCCCAGACGCTGAGCCCCTCATTCATTTTGCCTTGAACTGTGGTGCAAAGGGCTGCCCACCTATTAAAACATACACTCCACAG GACATTGACAGCCAGCTCCGCACAGCAGCTGAAGCCTTCTTGGAGAACGATGACGCTTGTGTGGTGGATTCTGGGAAAAGAGAAGTGCGACTCAGTCAGATATTCAAGTGGTACAAGGCTGACTTTGGAGGCACTGATGAGAAG TTGCTGAAGTGGGTACTGGAGCACATGGGTGACTCGCCGAAGAAGACCAGCCTGCAGGGCGTCCTTTCTGCTGGAAAGATCAAAGTCAGCTTCCTCCCTTATGACTGGAGCTCCAACAGCACCCACTGA